The following DNA comes from Spirulina major PCC 6313.
GGCTTCGATGCTGAACCCCCCCACCACAGCCCCCAATGTCCCCCCCGCCGCCCCGCCATCCCCGGCCCGGCCCTCAAAATCTCAACAATCTTGGCTGATCTGGGGCGGTGGGTTGCTTTTGATCCTGGGCTTGTTAGGGTTGCTGAATTGGATGTTTGGTGGCGATCGCACCCCGGCCCCGGACACCGCCACCGATCCGGCCACGGAAGCCCCGATCACCCCCGTGCCAGCGGGGGATGCCGCATCCCCCGCTGCCCCAGACCCGAACGCGGCAACTCCCCCGGCGGAGGTTCCCCCGACCGATGCCCCGGCCCAAGCTCCCACCGCTGCCCCAACGACGGATGCGGCGGCTGTGCCCACCACCCTAGAAGAGAGTCAAGCCATTTTGGCGCGGGCCCGCACCTATATCCAGTCCAACCAAGCCTCCGGGTTTAGTCGGGCGATCGCTGAAGCGAACCGCATTCCCCCCGGTGCGCCCCTCTACACCGAAGCCCAAGCGGATATCAACCGCTGGAGTCAGGTGATTTTAGACATTGCCAAGGGTCGGGCGAATCAGGGTCAGTTTGATGCGGCGATCGCAGCGGCCCAACTAATTCCCGCCAGCCAAACCCAGAGCCACGCCGCCGCCCAGCAAAGCATCGCCCAATGGACACAAAACGCCGCCCTCCAAACACAAAACTCCGAAAAAATCCGCGCCGCCCGTCGGATGATTCGCTACACCCAAGCCTCGTCGTATATTCAAGGCATCAATGCATTGAAAACCATTCCCGCCGGTCAACCGGGCTATCAACAGGCCCAAGACTTGATCAAACGCTGGGGTGAGCAAATTTATCTGATTGCCAATTCACGGGCGGCGCGGGGTGAGTTTGAGCAGGCGATCGCCACCGCACAACTCGTCCCAGCCGATGCCCCCAACTATCAAGCCGCCCAAAGTGCGATCGCCCGCTGGCAAAAAGGACAACGCTAGGGATCGCGAAAGTCCCAGAATCCGTACAATAGGGATGGTTGCTGTGTCAGTATCATGCCTTCAATTACTCTTTGTGGCTTAAGCATCCGCGTCACGCGCAAACCGATTAAGCACCTCTACCTCAAGGTGCATCCCCTGGATGGGCGGATCTCCCTCTCGGCTCCTGATACGATGCAGTGGGACGAACTTGAGCAGTTTGTGCGCTGTAAGTTGGCGTGGATTCAACGCCATCGCGATCGCATCCAAGCCCAATCCCCCCCCACTCATCGGCAATGGCAAAGCGGCGAAACCCACTACTTCCAAGGGCAAGCCTACGAACTCACCCTCTGCCCCACCGCCGGCAAACCCAGTGTGACACCCACCGCCCACACCCTCGAACTCCACAGCCCCCCCCACAGCACCGCCACCCAACGCCAGCAAATCCTCCACGGTTGGTATCGACATCAACTCAAGCTGATGATTCCGCCTCTGTTGCACCACTGGCAAACCCGGATCGGGGTCACGGTGAATGAATGGCGAATTAAACAGATGAAAACCCGCTGGGGCAGTTGCAATATTATCGCCAAGCGGATTTGGCTCAACTTAGAACTGGTGAAGTTTTCCCCTGCTTGCCTTGAATATGTCCTCGTCCATGAGTTGATCCACCTCTTGGAGCCGAGCCACAATGCCCGCTTTTACCGCTTGATGGATCAGTTTTTACCGGCATGGCGCGATCGTAAAGCCGAACTCGAAGCCCATTGGTATTGTTAGGCCGTGGTGATGCTTAAATCGGTAGTAGTAAAGAAGTAGTGACAGGTGATTTTTGTGAGATTGATATGATAGAAATAGACCCTGTTTATTTATCATGATGCGATTAAGCTAATCAGCATCTAAACTGCATGCCAATGAGCCTGAAGCCCTTGCTGTAAGGAGATCGCTCTGGAAATTTAAATGGCAATTAGATTACTTGATGAAGCAAGTCACTACTTCTTTACCACTACCGAAAATTGTGACCAAAGACTAAAAAAAAGAGGTGCGATCGCCACACAACACCCCCACAGGACAATCAAGACGGGTGCATTGTCGATGGGATGAATAACGTTAAACCCAAAGAAGGGGAGCCATGATGACTTCCCTTTGCATATAGCAATCCTATTTGATTCATCAACAAGGGGCTTAGGCCCCTTGTTGATGAGGAGATAAGATCTTCGATTGATTTAGGATCGCTATAGTTGAATCGCAATAGTCATAACACCGCTAAAATCAGGCTTGATTGTTGGGTTAGGCGGCTACACGATCACCTATCACTGCAATTTAGCAATCCGCCCCAATCCACCGATTCAGGTGTGTTGCAAGACTAGAGTTTAATAATCAGCTTTGACGGCCTTCCGGCGTAAATCACCCGTGAAGGGTTGAACCCCGATTTCTGGATAATCTTGATCCGTAGGCATAAAGATACGCCCGATCGCTTCCGTCAAAAATTGACCCATTTCGTTCAGCATTTTCGTGAGCTTCATCATAATGTCCTCCTAATTCAGAAAACTGATTACCAACTCGATCGCACATGAATTTCTATACATTTAGTATGAAATAAATGGGGTTTCATGGTGAGTGGAAGGGGTGAATCTGAAACTAAATGTTTCATTGGTTTGTAAATCTTCGCTATTGCTGAGTCCTGACGTTTTTAATGTGACGATTTGTGTGGAAGTGGTGGGGATGGTGTCGCGGTTTAGCGGTGGGTTTCTGCAAAGTGATCGATGTGCTGGAAGAGGTCGAGAATGTGCGATCGTTCCGTGTAGGGATTCAATAACACTGCCTTGAGCCAAGCGGCTCCTTGGTAGCGGGGCAAGGAGAGGAAAAATCGCCTGGTTTGGATCAGGGTTTGCTGAAGGGCCCGGTTCCAAGCGTCCCACTCAGTCGGGGCAAGCCAGTCCGGTGTGCCACGAAAACAGAGAATATTCATCTCCGGGGGGCTGGCGAGGGTGAGGTAGGGGCGGGCTTGGATTTGGGCGGCGAATTCAGCGGTGCGGGGGTAGCTGTCGTTGATTAAGGCGGCGTAACCGGCGCGGCCGATGTGCTGAAGCGAGAGCCAGAGTTTCAATATATCGGCGTGGCGGGTGCCTTGTACGGAGATTTCGCCGAGGTTGGGCCAGTCTTCGTCTTGGTGCATGTAGGGGGCGGCGATGCGGAATTGGGTGTGGGCGGATTTCAGATCGCGAAACAGCACCATGGCGCAGGTTTTGGCGACGTAGAGCCATTTTTGAGGGTTGAAGGTGACGGAATCGGCTTGTTCAATCCCGGCGAGGCGATCGCATTCCTGGGGCGAGAAGATCAACGCCCCGCCATAGGCTGCATCCACATGAAACCAAAGCTGATGAGCACGGGCGATCGCCGCCATTTCCGGCAGGGGATCAATGTTGCCTGTCACTGTTGTGCCCGCGATCCCGACGATCGCAAAGGGGGTTTGACCGGCGGCTTGGGCGGCGGCGAGCTTGGCGGTGAGATCCGGGAGGTGAACTTGGGCGCGATCGGTGGTGGCGAGGGGAATCACCGCCTCTGTGCCTAAGCCCAGGAGCATCGCGGCTTTTTGGATTGAGGTGTGGGCTAGTTCGGAGGCGAAGAGGACGGGGCGATGGTTGCCGATGCCCTGGGTGACGGCGTTGGGAAAGGCGCGGTTGCGAGCCACGGCCAGGGCGTGGAGGTTGGCCAACGTGCCGCCACTGACGAGGACTCCCCCAGCGCGATCGCCCAGGCCAAACATCTGGGCAATCTGGCGCAACACCAACGGCTCCAACCGCGAAAACAGGGGAGACATTTCCACACTGAGGAGGTTGTTATTCAAGGCAGCGGCGATCGCATCGCCCACAATCGACACCGTGGTCGGCAGGGAATCCATGTGGCCCCAATAGCCGGGATGGGCGGCATTCATCGAGGCGGCGCAGAGGGTTTTTAGGGTGGGGAGGAGGTCGGCTAGGGGGGTGGATTGGTCGGGGATTGGCGCGATCGCCTCCAAGTCCAACGCGGCGGGCACGAGGTCGCGGTGATCGGCGGTGGTGGCTTGGTCGAGGAGCACTGCCAAGCCTTGGCGCAGGAGGGTTTCAACGGCGATCGCATTCGCACCGCTGGGATCAATAAACGCATCAGGGGGCAACACAGCAGCCATGGGGAGTTTAGAGCGATTGATAGGAAATTCCATTGTGCCAGGTTGTGGCCCTGCTCCAGGGAACCAAAATCGGTTGATTAGAATGGGAAAGCACCATCATTTCGGAGTCCGTGTCATGACGATTAATCTCAGTAAAGGCCAGGGGATCAGCTTAGCGAAAGCTGCACCGGGCTTGAAAAGTGCCTGGGTGGGTCTGGGTTGGGATGTGAGCGCGAGTACGAGCGCCTTTGACCTGGATACCTCGGTCTTTCTGTTGGGGGCCAATGGCAAATTGGTGAGCGACCAGCATTTTATTTTCTATAACAATCTCAAATCCCCCGATGGGGCGGTGGAGCATTACGGCGACAACCGCACCGGCCAAGGCTCCGGCGATGATGAAACCATTGAGGTGAACCTCGCCCGCGTTGATGCAGCCATAGAAGAGATGATTTTTGTGGTGACGATTCATGAGGCGGTGCAGCGATCGCAAAACTTCGGCCAAGTCAAAAACGCCTTCATTCGCCTTGCCGATGCCAGCACCGAAGCTGAAGTTGCCCGCTACGAACTTGACGAAGACTTTTCCACCGAAACCTCGCTCGAATTCGGTCGCCTCTATCGCCAAGATGGCAGTTGGCAATTCCAAGCCGTGGGCAAAGGCTACACCACCGATCTCGGCGGCTTCCTCGCGAAATATAACTAATCCAACCCCCTCCCCAGAGGCTACTGCTTATATAGCACTAGCCAGGGC
Coding sequences within:
- a CDS encoding caspase family protein gives rise to the protein MADYTALAIGINRYQYIQPLNYAQDDAQAIYQLLVEETELPPEQALLLTDASPWVGNQTTEPTKETIGHWIDTWLTTQSGTLLWFFFSGYGVSWQGVDYLMPIDGNPADIPGTGIPVEDLFKRLQGQGDRRILALLDINRSPGVIAGEPVGAQLAQLAPEMGVSLLLSSQIEESSHEAVALGHGMFTAALLEALRYFGSQTTLDSISSYLYERLPELSEHHWRPVQHPLIIIPSIEFAQAPLLPQGRGEAVAPVPPLAAVAAPMVPENGTVTAEAEEFPPELAAEPLGAPPEENEVEVTEPTRSLDLPPFSPPPPASMLNPPTTAPNVPPAAPPSPARPSKSQQSWLIWGGGLLLILGLLGLLNWMFGGDRTPAPDTATDPATEAPITPVPAGDAASPAAPDPNAATPPAEVPPTDAPAQAPTAAPTTDAAAVPTTLEESQAILARARTYIQSNQASGFSRAIAEANRIPPGAPLYTEAQADINRWSQVILDIAKGRANQGQFDAAIAAAQLIPASQTQSHAAAQQSIAQWTQNAALQTQNSEKIRAARRMIRYTQASSYIQGINALKTIPAGQPGYQQAQDLIKRWGEQIYLIANSRAARGEFEQAIATAQLVPADAPNYQAAQSAIARWQKGQR
- a CDS encoding M48 family metallopeptidase — protein: MPSITLCGLSIRVTRKPIKHLYLKVHPLDGRISLSAPDTMQWDELEQFVRCKLAWIQRHRDRIQAQSPPTHRQWQSGETHYFQGQAYELTLCPTAGKPSVTPTAHTLELHSPPHSTATQRQQILHGWYRHQLKLMIPPLLHHWQTRIGVTVNEWRIKQMKTRWGSCNIIAKRIWLNLELVKFSPACLEYVLVHELIHLLEPSHNARFYRLMDQFLPAWRDRKAELEAHWYC
- a CDS encoding pyridoxal phosphate-dependent decarboxylase family protein, with product MAAVLPPDAFIDPSGANAIAVETLLRQGLAVLLDQATTADHRDLVPAALDLEAIAPIPDQSTPLADLLPTLKTLCAASMNAAHPGYWGHMDSLPTTVSIVGDAIAAALNNNLLSVEMSPLFSRLEPLVLRQIAQMFGLGDRAGGVLVSGGTLANLHALAVARNRAFPNAVTQGIGNHRPVLFASELAHTSIQKAAMLLGLGTEAVIPLATTDRAQVHLPDLTAKLAAAQAAGQTPFAIVGIAGTTVTGNIDPLPEMAAIARAHQLWFHVDAAYGGALIFSPQECDRLAGIEQADSVTFNPQKWLYVAKTCAMVLFRDLKSAHTQFRIAAPYMHQDEDWPNLGEISVQGTRHADILKLWLSLQHIGRAGYAALINDSYPRTAEFAAQIQARPYLTLASPPEMNILCFRGTPDWLAPTEWDAWNRALQQTLIQTRRFFLSLPRYQGAAWLKAVLLNPYTERSHILDLFQHIDHFAETHR
- a CDS encoding TerD family protein, with the protein product MTINLSKGQGISLAKAAPGLKSAWVGLGWDVSASTSAFDLDTSVFLLGANGKLVSDQHFIFYNNLKSPDGAVEHYGDNRTGQGSGDDETIEVNLARVDAAIEEMIFVVTIHEAVQRSQNFGQVKNAFIRLADASTEAEVARYELDEDFSTETSLEFGRLYRQDGSWQFQAVGKGYTTDLGGFLAKYN